The Capsicum annuum cultivar UCD-10X-F1 chromosome 3, UCD10Xv1.1, whole genome shotgun sequence genomic sequence ATCTGTTTGCTTTTGTTATTTAAAAAGATTCATTTGGATGTCCATCATTGGAATATAGTACAGTTGAATAGATTATtgttttgtctttatttttaacAACCGTGATGTTCGGGAAGCTTGCTAGCACCTCGACTAATTCAACAGAAACCAACATAGGTATCGAGtaacttcattgaccactagtcGCACCCTTGAGGGTGAGATTCTTGGAATATAGCATAGttgaatagattcttgttttGTCTTTTTGAACAACTGTGGTGTTCGGGAAGCTTGTTAGCACCTCGACTAATTCAACAAGGTACTTGTTATATCCGATCAACCAACATAGGTAGGGTGAGATTCTTGGAATATAGTATAGttgaatagattcttgtttgtcTATTTTAACAACCGTGGTGTTCGGGAAGCTTGCTAGCACCTCGATTAATTCAATAGGGTACTTGTTATATCCGATCGATCAACATAGGTATCGAGtaacttcattgaccactagtcGCACCCTTGAGGGTGAGATTCTTGGAATATAGTATAGttgaatagattcttgttttGTCTTTTTGAACAACCGTGGTGTTCTGGAAGCTTGCTAGCACCTCGACTAATTCAACAGGGTACTTGTTATATCCGACCAACATAGGTATCGAGtaacttcattgaccactagttgcactcttgagtttgagattcttggAATATAGTATAGTTGAACGCGGAGCCACCTTAGCCAAAGGAGAGTCAATTGACACCCCTTTGTCGAGAAAAATGCACAGCGTAGGTAGGTTAAATATCGttcatttttatgtatatatgtatctaaGTTGTGCTGACTCTTCACTTTCAATGCCGCACCAGTATCGGATTCTTCAAAAACTCACTACTTTTGACACATTTTTGgcgagtccgagcaacatagtatACTATATACCTCACAAAACTGTGTACATCCTGTCCTCCCTCCGCAGGACTCACTTGTCGGATTACATTGAGTATGATACTGTTGTACGTTAAATCCCTGGCCTTCTTCGCgcatttcttttttatatattgaattcCCTTAATGAATGTTCTGGCTCTGACAGTGTTTTCAATAGCAAGAGCATTTTCATTCTTGTTACTGACCTTTGACGTGGTTGCTTTTTGATTCGACAGAATATGCATAGATGTATCAGATAGGTCTCGAGGGGCCTTTTGGTTCGCGATTGATGTATCAGATGAGATTTGAGTTTGATGTGAATTCTTAGTGGCAGTTAAGGAAGCTACTGAGGCGGAGTGAACGAATCTTTGATAAACAGTTGGATTCCACTTCCCGTGTTGAGATCAAGGAGGTGGATCTTCCGCGTATTGTCAATCGTTCCTTCAGGTATACACTGAAGGGGACGGGGAGTCAAAAGTAGCAGACTGTAAACCCGACCTCTTGTTCTTGTTTGTTGTAGACTTCGGAGAAGAGAATAGAGGCATTCGTCAGCTTACATGAGGCCGTTGAACACGAAGAAAAGATGGATGTTACCTCTTATTATATGCTCAGTTATGTCTGTTTCCCTTCTTGCAACCTTCTTCAACTTGGGCATCTCGATTTTCCCATCCCGTGATGTGGAGAGTCAAGTCACCTCGTTTTTTGGTGAAGTAAAAGCTCAGCGAGTTCCAAGTCCGCCTCCACCTCCTCCGCCACCTTCTCCACCACCTCCTCCTCCTCCTGCACCGCGTTTTGCTTATTTCATATCCGGATCAAATGGTGAACTAGGTCTACTCTGGAGGACGTTGAAATCGCTGTATCATCCGTGGAACTATTATGTCGTTCATCTGGACTTAAAATCGTCAGTAGAGGAGAGACTAGGGCTTGCTTCAAGAGTTGCAAAAGAACCTGTTTTCGCCAAGGTTGGAAACGTGCACGTGATTACGAAAGCAAACATGGTGACATACCGGGGTCCGACCATGGTCTCTAACACGCTACACGCGGCCTCTATTCTCCTGAAGAAGTATAAGCACTGGGATTGGTTTATTAACCTGAGTGCTTCTGATTATCCCCTGCTAACTCAAGACGGTTAGTTCTCGACTCTCATAATGTTGTCTCActcgtgtcggatcctccaagaatgcactacttttggaggatccgacatgcaCCTGTCtacatttttgaagaatccgagcaACTTTTTGGTCACAAGTTAGTCCTGATTAGGCATTCTTCCGTTTTTCTTTACTTGAACGTGAAATGTGATCTATTCTATTGTTTTACAGATCTTCTCTACGTGTTTTCTCAATTAAAACGCGACTATAACTTCATCGAGCACACAAGCCGGTTGAGATGGAAAGAGTATGTTCCTTGCTTTGTTCTTTGGCTGTATTTATAGTTCATTCGTTAATTTTTATGTCACTCGATTTATCCTATTACAGGGCGGAAAGAGCAATGCCGCTTATTATAGACCCCGGGCTGTATCAGAGTACTAAGTCCGATATATTTTGGGTTGCACCAAGGAGAACTCTTCCTACAGCCTTTAAACTCTTTACCGGTGAGATTCTAACAGTTATATCCGCATAATTTTCGCATTCTTGAACATGTTTGCTGATGTTTACGCCTCataaatacaaatagaaagtgaAGTAATATCAACATATGTGTGTCGTAGTGAAAATACTGACCTTCTGTAACAACATTAATATCGGCAACTAGAGAAAGTAAACTATTGGTACCATGTTATGACGCATTTGACAGTCGTTTTCCATCTTTGGATGTGATCGATATGCATAGCTAATATTGTAAACTTAACTATCGGTACCATGTTAAGATGCATTTGGCCCTCGTCTTCAATATTTGAATGTGATCGATATTCATATTTGGTATCGTCATCTGATG encodes the following:
- the LOC107845757 gene encoding beta-glucuronosyltransferase GlcAT14B, which translates into the protein MRPLNTKKRWMLPLIICSVMSVSLLATFFNLGISIFPSRDVESQVTSFFGEVKAQRVPSPPPPPPPPSPPPPPPPAPRFAYFISGSNGELGLLWRTLKSLYHPWNYYVVHLDLKSSVEERLGLASRVAKEPVFAKVGNVHVITKANMVTYRGPTMVSNTLHAASILLKKYKHWDWFINLSASDYPLLTQDDLLYVFSQLKRDYNFIEHTSRLRWKEAERAMPLIIDPGLYQSTKSDIFWVAPRRTLPTAFKLFTGSAWTILSRAFVGYCIWGWDNLPRNLLMYYSNFVSSPEGYFHTVICNAPEFTSTVLNHDLHYISWDVPPK